From one Lolium rigidum isolate FL_2022 chromosome 4, APGP_CSIRO_Lrig_0.1, whole genome shotgun sequence genomic stretch:
- the LOC124647677 gene encoding transcription repressor OFP8-like, producing the protein MILRRRGSSGGLRIKKKGRGFMCGCGGSKAVSVSDGGSDDKQSPMATPPTNTSTATTMSIATTATTTTRRAAGNSSKSASMISSAAAAASSSFSPSSTDDADTSVGSTPSVAALLRQLGELERTVRSLQGHTAENVGGGGRGRHRRTASEGGARRIEESVAVVKESADPLADFRRSMLQMIVEKEIVGGDELRELLHRFLSLNAPHHHHLILRAFAEIWEEVFSGYDRTPDFLVSHPNRNGKRRLHLQREPAAAVSPLR; encoded by the coding sequence aTGATACTGCGCCGCCGCGGGTCCAGCGGCGGGCTGCGCATCAAGAAGAAGGGCCGCGGGTTCATGTGCGGCTGCGGCGGCTCCAAGGCCGTGTCCGTCTCAGACGGCGGCTCCGACGACAAGCAGTCCCCCATGGCCACGCCGCCCACCAACACGTCGACCGCCACCACCATGTCCATCGCCACCACCGCCActacgacgacgaggagggcCGCAGGGAACAGCAGCAAGTCGGCGTCGATGatctcctccgcggcggcggcggcgtcctcctcgTTCTCGCCCTCCTCCACGGACGACGCCGACACCAGCGTGGGGAGCACGCCGAGCGTGGCGGCGCTCCTGCGCCAGCTCGGCGAGCTGGAGCGCACCGTGCGCTCCCTCCAGGGCCACACCGCCGagaacgtcggcggcggcggcagggggcgGCACAGGCGGACGGCGAGCgagggcggcgcgaggaggatcgAGGAGAGCGTGGCGGTGGTGAAGGAGTCGGCGGACCCGCTGGCGGACTTCCGGCGGTCGATGCTGCAGATGATCGTGGAGAAGGAGATCGTGGGCGGCGACGAGCTGCGGGAGCTCCTCCACCGGTTCCTGTCCCTCAACGcgccgcaccaccaccacctcatcctCCGCGCCTTCGCGGAGATCTGGGAGGAGGTCTTCTCCGGCTACGACCGCACCCCGGACTTCCTCGTCTCCCACCCCAACCGCAACGGCAAGAGGAGGCTCCATCTCCAACGGGAACCAGCGGCCGCAGTCAGCCCGCTCCGCTGA